One part of the Mariniblastus fucicola genome encodes these proteins:
- a CDS encoding NAD-dependent epimerase/dehydratase family protein produces the protein MPSADVFLTGGTGFIGKHFLKQLTGLGRDVRCMVRKTSRIDGISKFKCEIVNADLNNIDSLTWAIANCKTVFHVAGKARNVTRGGLLQTNCEGTRNLAIACLRQPNPPTMIFLSSLAAAGPSQLNQPRVESDPCEPVSEYGHSKLAAESSLRDLSDDLAISVIRPPIVFGEEDTVTLDLFSAIKKFGLYVRPGYSEKQYSLIHADDLVQSALAIESNGRRLAKDNLARGIYYSAFPKELSAEELAESIGETVSRRPLTIPVPNFGVKVVAALNEAISAVTPWKPFVNWDKAREVTAGSWTCSASKLLQQTEVKFESLESRLAQTAEGYRRKGWL, from the coding sequence GGTGGCACCGGATTCATTGGAAAGCACTTTCTGAAACAACTTACAGGCCTTGGTCGCGACGTGAGGTGCATGGTTCGCAAGACGTCACGGATCGATGGGATCAGCAAATTCAAGTGCGAAATTGTCAATGCTGACCTGAACAATATCGATTCACTGACGTGGGCCATTGCCAACTGCAAAACGGTATTCCACGTCGCCGGTAAAGCCAGAAACGTGACTCGCGGTGGACTCCTGCAAACCAATTGCGAAGGAACGCGGAACCTCGCCATCGCCTGCCTGAGACAACCAAACCCGCCCACGATGATCTTCCTTTCATCACTCGCAGCAGCAGGGCCCAGCCAACTGAATCAACCGCGAGTCGAAAGCGATCCGTGCGAGCCTGTTTCCGAGTACGGACATAGCAAACTGGCCGCGGAATCTTCCTTGCGAGACCTGTCAGACGATCTGGCGATTTCTGTCATCCGTCCACCGATCGTCTTTGGCGAAGAAGACACAGTGACCCTGGATCTGTTTTCCGCGATCAAGAAATTTGGACTCTACGTGCGGCCCGGATACTCCGAAAAACAGTACTCACTGATCCACGCGGATGATCTGGTACAGTCCGCATTGGCGATTGAATCCAACGGCCGACGGCTTGCCAAAGACAACCTTGCCCGCGGCATCTACTACTCGGCATTCCCGAAAGAACTGAGCGCTGAAGAACTTGCCGAATCAATCGGCGAAACAGTTTCGCGTCGCCCGTTGACGATTCCTGTTCCGAACTTTGGAGTGAAAGTTGTGGCGGCACTCAACGAAGCGATTTCCGCGGTTACGCCGTGGAAGCCATTTGTGAACTGGGACAAAGCTCGCGAGGTTACGGCCGGGTCATGGACCTGCAGTGCTTCGAAACTTTTGCAGCAAACGGAGGTTAAATTTGAGTCCCTTGAATCGAGGCTGGCTCAGACGGCGGAAGGTTATCGCCGCAAGGGCTGGCTGTGA